CGGTCGACAGTCATCGAAACTCCAAGCGGTACTCAGAGAGGTACGTCAGTACCGCTTAGCGTAGCTCTTATGGGCGGGATGTCACGCCTGGGATACTGACCGGATGATCAAGGCCTCCACCCCAACCGGCCCGAAGCCCGCGGGCCGGGGTGCCGCCCGGCGCTCCGAGCTGTTCGAGGCGCTCGTGGCGCTGCTCACCGAAGAAGGCTTCGTCCACTTCACCCTGGACGACCTCGCGGCACGGCTGCGGTGTTCGAAGCGCACGCTGTACGGGCTGGCCGGTAGCAAGGAACAACTGGTCCGGGCCGTGGTGGTGCACTTCTTCCGGGGGGCCACCGAACGAGTCGATGCGGCCTTGGCGGCCGAGAGTGATCCGGCGGCCCGGCTGGCGGCTTATCTCCACGCCGTGGCGGCGGAGCTCGGCCCCCTGTCTCCGCGGTTCTTCGACGACGTGGCCGGGTTCGAGCCGGCTGCGGAGGTCTACGAACGCAACACACGAGCAGCCGCCGGCCGGGTGGAGCAGCTGATCGACGAAGGCGTCGCGGCGGGCGTGTTCCGCGATGTGCACGTGGCCTTCGCCGCCGACGTCATCACCTCGGTGATGGTCCGCATCCAGCAGCGCCGGGTCACCGCGGCCACCGGCCTTCGCGACGCCGAGGCCTACGCCCAGCTCTCCGAGCTCCTGCTGCGAGGCCTGACCCGCTAGCCGAGCTGCCGGGCCGACAGCTCATGAGCGGCCTCTGGCGCAGCGGGCAGCCCGGAGGACTTCAGTACCCCGAAATCCTCCGGGCCATGACCCGGCAGGGTTTCACCTGCCGGGCTACGCCACGGCCGTATCTCTCCGCATTCTCGATGGCCGGCTTGCTCCAACAAGCCACAGTGCTACCGGTAGTGGAGGGCTACGGTCGCAGTGACCGCTCAGCGGTCGGAATAGCTGAAGTCGCCCATCGTCCAGGCGCTGACGTCCTCGATGGCCACGCGGTACATCCCGCCCGTCTCCGGGATCCCCACCGTGCCCTGCAGGATGCGGGCGACGTGGAAGTGCAGGTAAGTGGGTGGGTCGTCCTTCTTCGCAGGGGTGGCGAACGCGGGGGAGAACTCGCTGAGACGGGCGGAATCCATCAGTACGTCCGACACCCTCTGCCTCCACACTGCTTCGGGAGCCAGCCGGCCGGTGATGACAGCGCCACCGGTCACTACGGTCAGGGACATCTGATTGCTGTGCCCGGACTCCACCAAGGTGGCGATGTCAACGAGCAGTTCGTCAGGCTTCGGCATGACGCAGATTATATTTACCGGCCGTCCCGCTGATGACCAGGCGGCACGACCGGGAATTGCAGGCGCTCACGGTTGCGCCCCGGAGGTGGGGCCGATGCCCGCGGGCGAGGTGGCCGACAGCGGGTCGGCCGAACCCGCCGGGGCCGCCCGTTCGAGCCGGGGGTACTTGCTCGGTTCCGTAGGTGTAGCTGTCGTACGGCAGCGGGGCACCGCCCGTCCCGCCGCGTCGTCAGATGGGTGAACCCGGCGGCAGGAGTGGGAGATGGGTGTGTTCGTCCGTGTCGGTGGGGATCATGCGCAGAGTCTCGTGTGCAAGGTGATCGTTTTCTATGGTGACGCGGAGTGTGGGCGTGTAGCGTCAGCGTCAGCTGTCGTGGTTCGGAGTTCTCTCTAGCCCGCGCCTTTGGTGTGGGCATTTTGCTGTGCTGTGCCGCAGGGACCAGGGCGATCACCTCCGCCTGCCACATGGAGTGGGAGGCGTTACCGACTGGAAGGCATTGACATGGCAACGGGAACTGTGAAGTGGTTCAACGCGGAAAAGGGCTTCGGCTTCATCGCCCAGGACGGCGGCGGCCCGGATGTCTTCGCGCACTACTCCGCGATCAACTCCTCGGGCTTTCGTGAGCTCCAGGAGGGTCAGATCGTGACGTTCGACGTCACCCAGGGTCAGAAGGGCCCGCAGGCCGAGAACATCACCCCGGCCTGACCTCGGGGCTCTGCCCGAGCAGCGTGAACGGGATCGGGGCCGCGCAGCCATGGCTGCGCGGCCCCGATCTGTTGGGGTGCTCCGGGGGACACGATCACTCGGAGCGGACCCCGCCGGTTCGGTCCGGCCAGGAGCACACCGGAACCGGACCGGAGAGGTCCACCGAGTCGTCGCCCGTCATCGCCCGGGATCGGTCCGCCTCGACCCTGACACGGCGGAGGCGTCGCCGAGGTCGGCGCCGGTGGCGGCATCCCGATGGGAGTGGCCGACGCCGTGCCAGTCCAGGCACATGACGGTCGCGTCGTCGAGCAGGTGGCCCTGGTGGGCGTCCACGACGGCCGCGATGAGTGTGCGAGCGGCCTCACGGGGGTGCAGCGCACGGGTGCGGACGATCAGGTCGGGTAGGTCGACCCGTTTGGCGTTGCGTTCCAGCATGCCGTCGGTCAGCATCACCAGCCGGTCGCCCGGACGCAGGTCCAGAGTCTGGACCCGGTAGCTGTGAGGGGCGTCGAATCCGAACGGCATATCGACCTTCGGAGCGAGCTCACGCACCTCGCCGTCCCGCATCCGCAGCGGCCAGGGGTGCCCGGCGTTGACGAACTCGTTACTGCCGTCGGTCAGATTGATACGCAGGAGCTGCCCGGTGACGTAGCTCCCGCGGCTGTGCTCTCGCATCGCCCGGTCGGCCTGACGGGCCTGTTCGACGAGATCGGCACCGGCCCGCCGGGCCCGGCGCAGGGCACCCACCAGGAGGGTCGCAAGCAGCGCCGCGTTCACCTCGTGACCCATGGCGTCGGTGACGGAGAGCTGGACCGTGTCCCGGTCGATCACGTAGTCGAAGGTGTCGCCCCCCACGTGGTCGGCGGGCTCCAGTGCCCCGGCCACCGCGAACTGCGCCGCCTCGGACGCCAGCGACGCCGGAAGCAGCCGGTGCTGGATCTCCGCGGCCAGGCTCAGCGGGACGGTACGGCGACCCCACTGGTACACGTCGGTGAAGGACCGGTTCGCGATCACGATGTACGCCAGGGCGTGCGCGGCCTCGCCGATCTCCCGCATCACCGCCGCGTCCGGCGTCGTCGGCAGGAACAGTTCGAGGAGCCCGATGGCGTCCCCGCGATTGGTCACGGGAGCGACGATCCGAACCAGCGCGCCCTCGTCGCTGTCGTCCACGCGCGGCCGCTGGGTGCGGATCACGTCGTCGTACACGGTGCCCAGCAGCGCGATGCGCTGGGCGGGCTTGTCGGTCTCCACGCTGCCGGCCGCCCCCAGCCGTACGACCGAGCCGCCGGTGAAGTCGGTGATGAGGAACGACACGGACGCGGCCCCGAGATCGTCCTTGAGTATGCGTGCCACCACATCGAGTGACTCCACGGGGGAGGCGGTCTCCGCGGCCGCCAGCATCCCCGCCAAGGTCATCGACCCGCCCCGGCCCTCTCCGTTCTCCGGAGTACGGGTGGTCGGCGCACCCTCCCCGTCAGGCCCGCATGCGGTCACGGTGGCTCCTCGCCGCTCGCTGGTTGTTCAAGGTTCCGGTCCGGCTGGACAAGGGCCCGCGTCAAGCCTGGTGTCGGGCAGATGTTAGTGCACCGCAGTACCCCTGAACGGTGTTCCTGTCGGCCCAGCGCCGGTTCTCACGCCGGCTGCCGACTGGATCTGACCGGATGAGGCTCGACGGTGTTGACACCGTCGGCGCACGCGGTCGCTTTGATGTGTCAGGTGGGTTCGTCGCGGATACGGGCGGTGTGCAGGGGCGGGGTGTCGGTCCGTTCAACGGCTCGGGCAGGTCTGGGAAACGTGGTCCCCAAGTGCTCGTTGACGTCGGTGAGTTCCCTCCAGGTGCGGGTGTACTCGCCTCGGTCCTGTTCCCGCAGGGTGAGGAGCGCCTCGTTTCGTTCGCGGAGCGGTCCCTGGGGCACAAAGTACGCCTCCCGGACCAGAGTGTTCCGGTTCGTGTCGAAGACGGCGCCACCAGCGGCGATGTCGCTGACGAGGCTTCAGCTCAGCCCGCGGTCGGTGCTTGCGTACACGTCGATCTTGATCGCCGACCGGTCGCTGGGAACCGAGGCACCCGTGGCCAGGATGGTCCCTGCCGGGAAGTCGCCTATTGCCGTGGGCAGTTCGAAAGGTCCGGGCTCCCAGCGCGTGCCTCAGCCGTTCTGGGTGTCGGCGATGCCGGTGAGCTTCCTCCAGGAGGTGCCGTTGTCGGTGCTGCCGTAGATCGGGAAGACGGGCGTGCCGGAGGTGTACTGCTCGCACGTCGACACAACCGTGCCGTCGGCCGATCCGTCGGGCTGCAGGCGCAGCGCCCGCAAGTACAGCGAACCGGATGACGGCGCACCCGAGGGCGGGGTGTGGACCGGGACCGGCCGGCCCCTCAAACAGCAGCCGGTGAGTGGCGGAGCGGTGCCCTGGCGGCGGGTGTGTTCCCCGCCTCTGCCAGGGGCGCTCTCAGGTGGTGTGTCTGCCCGCTGTGTCGGGGCGGGACGGCGGTGGCGCGGTCGAGCCGCGGAGGACGAGTTCGACCGGTGGGTCACTCGCCCGCGGCAGGTCGGTGTCGGGTTGCCCGATCGCGTGCACGAGAAGGCGGATTCCCTCCCGGGCCGCGGCCTCGAAGGGCTGGCGCACGGTGGTCAGGGGAGGGGACACGTAGGCGAAGACGGGATTTCCGTCGAAGCCGACGACACTCATGTCCTCGGGCACGCGACGCCCGGCTTCCCGCAGGGCGTGGATGAAGCCGATGGCCATCTCGTCGCCCGCCGCGAAGAGGGCCGTCACAGAACGGTCCGAGGCCAGCGAACGGCCCACGGCATGGCCGGAGGCCGCCGACCAGTCACCGTTGAGCAGCGGCGGCTCGCGTACGCCCCGCGCGGCCAGTGCCGCCCGCCAGCCCTCGATGCGGTCCTTGGTGGCGTACCAGCGCCGCGGTCCGGCGAGATGGTGAACGGTCGCGTGCCCCAGATCCAGCAGGTGCTCGGTGGCGGCCCGAGCCAGGGCGTGGGCACCCACGCCCATGGTCACGGTGCGCGAGGCGGTGAAGGAGGGCGGCGCCCCCAGGAAGAGGACGGGCACGTCGATGCGTACGCCGACATCGCCCTCCACGATGGGCTCCGAGACGACGACACCGTCCACGCCCTGCTCGAGCAGCGCCTCCACGGCACCGGCGATGCTCGTCGGGTCGCCGTCCGGCGTGTTGACCACGCGGAGTGCGTAACCCGCGTCGCGCACGGCCCGCTCGATGTGCACGAGCAGGGAGGCGGTTCCGTACCCGGCCGTGCCCAGGGCGACCACGCCGATGGAGCCCGTACGCCCGGAGGCCAGTGTCCTGGCCGCCTGGTTCAGCCGGTAGCCGAGGCTTTCGGCGGCCGCGAGGACTTTCGTGCGGGCTTCCTCGGAGACGTACGGCTCGTTGTTGAGGACACGCGAGACCGTCTTGCGCGACACCCCGGCCAGCCGGGCCACGTCCGCGCTGCGCGGCACGGAGGAGCCCTCACTGCGTCCCACCACTGGTGCCATGAAGTCTCCCGACGGCCGTACGTCTGCATCCACTGAGCTCATCCGTATGACCACGCGGTCTGACCGCGTGATCATGTCTACGTAGCCAGAAGCTGTACGTCAAGGGTTCGGGCGGCGCGGGTTCCGAACCGGCGCACTCCCGTGCCGGACCCCGGCGGGAACCGGGGTCCGTGCTGCCGGGCTGTTCCTCAGGCGTCGATGATGACGGGGATGATGAGGGGCCTGCGGCGGTGGGCGCGGAACGCCCAGTTCGCCACGGCGCGGGCGAGGAGCTGTTCGAGTTGGCGCGCGTCCCCGACACCTTCCTGGGCCGCGGTGGCCAGGGTCTTCTCGATGACGGGGATCACCGGCTCGAACGTGGCGTCGTCGTGGACGAAACCACGGGCCAGGAAGTCCGGGGTCTCGGCGAGGGCCCCGGTGTCCGCGTCGACGATCGCCACGACCGTGACCACGCCCTCGGAGGCGAGGGTGAGGCGGTCCTTGAGGGACGCCTCGGTGGCGCCGCCGACCTCCATGCCGTCCACGTAGACGTAGCCGGCGGGAACCTTGCCGGTGATGGACGCGCGCCCGTCGACGAGGTCGACGACGACACCGTCCTCGGCGATGACGACCCGGTCGGGGTCGACGCCGGTCCGGATGGCGAGGTCGCCGTTGGCCCGCAGGTGACGCCACTCGCCGTGCACGGGCATGACGTTGCGGGGTTTGACGATGTTGTAGCAGTAGACGAGTTCGCCGGCGCTGGCGTGCCCCGAGACGTGCACCTTGGCGTTGCCCTTGTGGACCACGTGGGCGCCCCACCGGGTGAGCCCGTTGATCACCCGGTAGATGGCGTTCTCGTTGCCGGGGATGAGGGAACTGGCGAGCAGGACGGTGTCGCCCTTGCCGATGCGGATCACGTGGTCGCGATTGGCCATGCGGGACAGCGCGGCCATCGGCTCGCCCTGGGAACCGGTGCACACCAGAGTGATCTTGTGGTCCGGGAGCTTCTCCAGCTCCTTCGTGCTCACGACCAGACCCGACGGGACCTTCAGATAACCCAGGTCACGGGCGATGCCCATGTTGCGGACCATCGACCGGCCCACGAAGGCGACCTTGCGGCCGTGCTGGTGGGCGGCGTCCAGGACCTGCTGGATGCGGTGCACATGGCTGGCGAAGCTGGATACGATGACGCGGCGTGGCGCGGTGCGCATCACCTGCTCGATCGCGGGGTTCAGCTCACGCTCGGAGGTGGTGAAGCCGGGTACCTCGGCGTTGGTGGAGTCGGTGAGGAAGAGATCCACACCCTCCTCGCCGAGGCGGGCGAAAGCGCGCAGGTCGGTGATGCGTTCGTCGAGCGGGAACTGGTCCATCTTGAAGTCGCCGGTGTGCAGCACCATCCCGGCGCCCGTGCGGATCGCGACCGCGAGGCCGTCCGGGATGGAGTGGTTGACCGCGACGAACTCGCAGTCGAAGGGCCCGAAGCTGCGCCGGTCGCCCTCCCGGACCCGCACTGTGCGCGGCCGGATGCCGTGCTCCTTGAGCTTGGCCTCCAGGAACGCCAGTGTCAGCTTGGAGCCGACGACGGGAATGTCGGACCGCTCGCGCAGCAGGTACGGCACGCCGCCGATGTGGTCCTCGTGGCCGTGGGTGAGCACCACGGCGACGATGTCGTCCAGCCGGTCCCGGATCGACGTGAAGTCCGGCAGGATGACGTCGACGCCGGGCTGGTTCTCCTCGGGGAACAGCACGCCGCAGTCGACGATCAGCAACTTGCCGGCGTGCTCGAAGACCGTCATGTTGCGGCCGATTTCACCAAGGCCGCCCAGGGCGACGACCCGCAGCCCTCCCTCGGGAAGAGGCGGGGCGGCTTTCAGTTCGGGGTGCGGATGACTCATACCCTGACGTTACCCGGAGAGTGGGACGTGGTGATCCATTGCCCCTGTGCTCTCCGCCGAACCGGCGGGGGACGATGCCGGAGAACTGGGGCTAATCGGCGGGGCGAGGCACCGGACATGTGTCCTGAACGGCCGCGATCGCGTCGTCGGCTCAGTCGGATCCGCGGTGCGTCCCGCTGGTGTCGCCGGTGCCCGTGGTCGGGTCGGTGACGGGCCTCGGCGCCGAGTTCGTGGAGGTCAGGGCGACGGCGGCCGTCGCCTTTCTCCTGTCTCGTCCCGTGTTGCGCCGTTCACCGTTCGCGCGGTGGGTCCCGTCGTGATCTGTGAACCGCTTTCCGCACACGGATGGCCGCGGTGACGAATCCACTGCGCATGTGTGCGCACACGTTCTGGTATGTGGTTCAGCGGGATCCGCAGGTCCTGCCGGGGCACCGCTTGTTCCAGCCGGTCCGGCCGCGGCCAGGGCCCGCAGCAGCGCGACCGGTGCACCGGAGGGGACGGGTTCTCCTCGCCGCGTCAGGTCCGTGACGGCCCGCCCGCCGAGGAAGGGTGCGAGGGGGGGGAGAAGCGGCGCGGCGCAGCTCGTGGACGAACGCCCGCAGCCGTTCGCGGACATCGGGCCCGACGTGCGCCCACCTCAGGCCAGGCGGATGCCCACGATGCAGGTGTCGTCGTCGGTGTCCGACCTGCTGTGGGTGAGCAGGCGGTCCAGCTGCTGGTCCAGTGCGTGCAGCCCCGTGCGGGCGGCCGTCAGGAGCTGGGCCAGGGACTCCTCGACGGACCGGTCACGGCGTTCGATCAGACCGTCCGTGTACATCAGCAGGGTGTCGCCCACGGCGAGTTGGACTTCGTGCTCTTCGTAGGTGGCCTCGGGCAGGGCGCCGAGCAGCAGGCCCTTGACCAGGGGAAGCGGGGCCGCCTCGGCGGCGCGCACCAGGACGGGCGGCAGGTGGCCTGCCCGAGCCCAGCGAAGAGTGTGCAGGTCGGGGTCGTACAGGCCGCAGACCGCCGTGGCGGTGACGGCGCCCGTCAGATGGTGGGTGACCATGTTGAGCCAGGACAGCAACTGGCCGGGGCCGGCGCCCGTCACGGCGAGTCCGCGCAGCGCGTTGCGCAGGACGACCATGCCGGTGGCCGCCTCGATGCCGTGCCCGGCCACGTCCCCCACGCACAGCAGAACCAGACCGGACGGCAGCACGACCGCGTCGTACCAGTCGCCGCCGACCAGGTGCTGGGTCTCCGCGGGGCGGTAGCGCACGGCCACCTGCAGTCCTGGAACCTCCAGCGGAGCCTGGGTCGGGGGCATGATGGCGTGCTGCAACTGAAGGGCGAGCCGGTTGCGTTCACTGGACTGCTGCTCGCTGTGGGCGAGTTGGTCACGGGTGGCCGCGAGGGCGACCTCGGTCCAGTGGTGGGCGGAGATGTCCTGGTAGGCGCCCCGCAGGACGTTCACCTGGCCGTCGGAGTCGAGGACCGGCTCGGCCACGACGCGGATGTGGCGGGTGACCCCGTCGGGTCGTTGCAGGCGGAAGGAGGCCGACGCGGGACGGTGGTGGTGGAGGACGGTGCGCACAAAGCGGCCGATGGCGACGGCGTCGTCGGGGTGGGCGTGGGCGGGCAGGTTCTCCAGCGACACGGGGGAGCTGGAGGCGGGCCTGCCGTAGAGCTCGTAGAGCTGTCCGTTCCAGGTGATCTCGCCGGTGAGGAGGTTCTCCTCGAAGCCGCCGATGCGGCCCAGGCGCTGGGCGTGCTGGAGGAGGCTGGCCAGTCGGGCCGTCTCGTCCTCGATGCGCCAGATGAGCAGGACGCTGCCGCCGTGGCGGCTGATGTTGATGTCGGCGACCGCCGCGAGGGGGACGTCGTCGACCAGGGCGGTGAGCCTTATGCGGCGGGCGCGGTAGGGCTCGCCGGTGGCGTAGACACGTTCGACGCGCTCGAACAGCTCGCTCTGGCCGGCCGCCATCGGATACGTCTCCAGCAGCAGCGCGCCGTTGATCACGCCGCGCGGGCGGCCTGCGGGGTCCAGGAAGCGGCTGTTGACATGGTGGATGCGGAAGTCGACCAGCTCACCGTCCGCGTCCAGGTGCGGTACCAGCACCAGGGTCGGATCATGCAGCCCGTCGGCCAGGTCCATGAGTTCGGTGACCTCCGGCAGAGGCCCGGGGCCCGGGTCGGCGTCGCCGTGGTGGGGCGTGTAGGTCTCCAGGGTGTGCGCGCACAGCTCGGCCAGGGCCTCGATCTGGCGGACGATCTGCGGGCGGGGATGCTCCAGTGGAGTGGGCCAGGAGATCTCCAGCACTCCGTGGATACGCCCGCCGGTCCCGGCCGGTACGGCGAACCGGCCGCCGTCGGGGTGGTGGTGCCGGCCGATGGAGGGCAGGCCCGTCTCCGACAGGCTGCGGACCCAGTGCCCCGACCGCTCGCCGAGTCCGCGCCGTGCCACGGTCGCCACACCGGGCGGCACATGCCGCCAGCGCTCGGCCTCGGCCGCGGAGAACCCGGCGCTGCCGGCCAGGGCGAGAGAGCCGTCGGCCTCCAGCGTCCAGATGGCCACCGCCTCCGCGCCCAGCGGGGTCAGGGCGTGCTCCAGCAGCGAGTCGGCGACGGCCTGGGTGTCCTGGGCGGCCAGCGCACCGCTCTCGGCGGCCCGCAGCCGTACGGCGGAGGAAGGGCTGTCCGGCGAGGCGTCGGGCCCGGTGACCGCCGTGGTGGTCGCCAGGAAGGCGTTGGTCACCTCGGAGAGCCGGTCGCGGGATGCCTGGTTGATGACGTCGACCGCGAACTCGAGAGGCGACACCCCTGCCTGCCCGGCGAGTTCGGCGAGCTGCCGCGCGGCCTGCGTGGGCCCGCACCTCAACCGCTCGACCAGGATGCCCTTGGCCAGTTCGATCAGGGCGCGCCCGTCCGCCTCGGCCTGCGCCTCCCGCACCTCGCGGCGCAGTCGCTCCACGGTCGCCGCGAGCCTGCCGACCCGGGAGGTCTGTCCGAGGCGGTCCGCCTCACCGTTGGCTGCTGGTCCGCTCTCCCACGGGTCCTGAGCGGTGCCCTGCGGTTCGGGCGGTTGCTGGGGATCACTCACGGTGGCTGTTCCTCACGCGGTCGGCTGCTGGGCGCGGTGGCTGTGACACCTGGTCACGCGGGCAGCCAGTTTCGGACGCGGCTGATGAGGTCGTTGGTGTCGACGGGCTTGGTGACGTAGTCGTTGGCTCCCGAGGCGAGACTCTTCTCCTGGTCGCCCGGCATCGCCTTCGCGGTGACGGCGATGATGGGAAGCTCCGCGTACCGGGGCATCGTGCGGATCTCCATGGTGGCGGCGTAGCCGTCCATCTCCGGCATCATCACGTCCATCAGGACCAGGCAGATGTCCGGGTGGGCGAGCAGCATCTCGATGCCCTTGCGGCCGTTGTCCGCGTGCAGGACCTGGAAGCCGTGCAGTTCCAGCACTCCGCTGAGCGCGAAGAGGTTGCGTGCGTCGTCGTCGACCACGAGGACCGTACGGCCGACGAAGGAGTCGTCCACGACCTGCGCGGTGGGGCGCTGTGTGTCCTCGGCGCGCACCAGCGACAGCACGTCGCCCGGCTGCTCGGCCGACAGGTGCAGGGTGATGCGCTCGCGCAGTTCGTCCAGGCTGGCGAGGAAGTCCAGCGGCCGGTCGCCGGCGCGGGAGCGCAGTGTCTGCTCGTGGGCGAGGTCGACGCGATGGCCGGTGTGGATGAGGACGGGCACGCTGGCGAGCGCGGAGTCGCCGCCCATGGCCGCGAGGAAGTCCGCGCCCTCGTCGTCGGGCATGCCCAGTTCGAGGACGACGCAGTGGCAGGGCTCGGCGGCCAGGGTGGCGGCCGCCTCCTGGGCACCGACGGCGGTGATGATGTCGATCGCCCCGTGCGGATCGCCGGGGTCCTGCGCGATGTCCGCGACGGCGCGCTCCGCGACGAGCGTGAGCAGACCGCGCGGGCGTTCCTCGATGACCAGCAGACGGCGCCGGCGGTGCTCGGGCGCGGGACCGGACAGGGCACGGGGCGCCGACGAGGTCTCGGCCGCCATGGTGACGTCGAGCTGCTCCAAGGGTCGGCCGTTGCCGTCCAGGACCTCCTTGAAGTCGGCGCGCGCCACGGGCAGATACATGGTGAACGTGCTGCCCTGACCGGGTGTGCTGTCGACGGCGACGGCGCCGCCCAGCAGTTGGGCGATCTCCCGGGTGATCGACAGCCCGAGGCCGGTTCCGCCGTACTTGCGGCTGGTGGTGCCGTCTGCCTGTTGGAACGCCCCGAAGATGGTCTCCAGTTGCTGGTGGGGGATGCCGATGCCGGTGTCCTTGACCCGGAACGCCACGATGGGCCCGCCCCGGTGCACGCTCGGGGGCACCTCACGGTCGGCGGCGGGTTCGATACGGAGTTCCACGCCGCCCCGCTCGGTGAACTTCACCGCGTTCGACAGCAGGTTGCGCAGGATCTGGCGCAGCCGGGAGTCGTCGGTGAGCAGGTCCGCCGGTGTCCCGGGCGCGATGGCCACCGTGAAGTCGAGGCTCTTCTGCGTCGTCATCGGCTTGAACGTCGCCTCGACGTACTCCAGGAGCTTGCGCAACGGCACCCGCTCGGGAGTGACGTCCATCTTGCCGGCCTCGACCTTGGACAGGTCGAGGATGTCGTTGATCAGCTGGAGCAGGTCCGAGCCCGCCGAGTGGATGATGCCCGCGTACTCGACCTGCTTCGGGGTGAGGTTGCGCGAGGGGTTCTGCGCCAGCAACTGGGCCAGGATCAGCAGGCTGTTGAGCGGGGTGCGCAGCTCGTGGCTCATGTTGGCCAGGAACTCCGACTTGTACTTGGACGCCAGCGACAACTGCTGGGCCCGGGTCTCCAGTTCCTGCCGTGCCTGCTCGATCTGGAGGTTCTTGGCCTCGATGTCGCGGTTCTGCGAGACCAGCAGGGAGGCCTTCTCCTCGAGTTCCGCGTTGGAGCGCTGCAGTTCGTCCTGCTGGACCTGCAACTCCTCCGACCTGGCCTGGAGTTCCCCGGTCAGACGCTGGGACTCGTCCAGCAGTTCGTCGGTACGGACGTTGGCCACGATGGTGTTGAGGTTGACGCCGATGGTCGGCATCAGCTGCGCCAGGAAGTCCTGGTGGATCTGGGTGAAGCGGCTGACGGAGGCCAGCTCGATGACGCCCAGGACCTGCTCCTCGGCCACGATGGGCAGCACCACCAGGGCATTGGGCACCGCCTGCCCGAGGCCCGAGGAGATGGTGACGTAGCCCTCCGGCAGCTCCTCCACGGTGACCGGACGGCGATTGCGCGCCGCCTGGCCGACCAGCGACCGTCCGACGGGGATGCGGGTGGGACGGTCCTCGTCGTCGGGACAGCCGTACGAGCCCACCAGCCGCAGTTCGGGACCGCGTTCGGCGTCCTCCGCCAGGTAGAAGGCGCCGTACTGCGCCGCGACGAGCGGCGTGAGTTCGTCCATGATCAACTCGGCGACCACGGGCAGGTCACGATGGCCCTGCATCAGGCTGGAGATGCGGGCGAGGTTCGTCTTGAGCCAGTCCTGCTCCTGGTTGGCCCGTGTGGTCTCCCGCAGGGACTCCACCATGGAGTTGATGTTGTCCTTGAGATCGGCGACCTCGCCCGAGGCCTCCACGGTGATCGAGCGGGTCAGGTCGCCCTCGGCGACGGCGCTGGTGACCTCGGCGATCGCGCGCACCTGCCGGGTGAGGTTCCCGGCCAGTTCGTTGACGTTCTCCGTCAGCCGCTTCCACGTGCCCTCGACGCCCTCGACCTCGGCCTGTCCACCGAGCCGCCCCTCGCTGCCGACCTCGCGGGCGACGCGGGTGACTTCGGCGGCGAACGACGACAGCTGGTCGACCATCGTGTTGATGGTGGTCTTGAGTTCGAGGATCTCGCCGCGGGCGTCGACGTCGATCTTCTTCGACAGATCGCCGTTGGCCACCGCGGTCGTCACCAGGGCGATGTTGCGC
This is a stretch of genomic DNA from Streptomyces sp. NBC_00285. It encodes these proteins:
- a CDS encoding HAMP domain-containing protein codes for the protein MRMSGKTDVQEKASGEQELRQLLAGLTAVRDGDFGTRLPSDGQGLLGDIATVFNGMVDQLSVFTSEVTRVAREVGTEGTLGGQAEVPGVSGTWADLTDSVNAMAGNLTTQVRDIAQVATAVAKGDLSQKIDVPARGEILQLKETVNTMVDQLSSFAAEVTRVAREVGSEGRLGGQAQVPGVGGVWRDLTDSVNFMAGNLTSQVRNIAQVTTAVAQGDLSQKITVDARGEILELKNTINTMVDQLSAFADEVTRVAREVGTEGRLGGQADVKGVKGTWRDLTDSVNFMGGNLTAQVRNIAQVATAVAQGDLSQKITVDARGEILELKNTINTMVDQLSAFADEVTRVAREVGTEGNLGGQAIVRGVSGTWKDLTDNVNVMASNLTGQVRSIAQVATAVARGDLSQKITVEAKGEVAALADVINTMVDTLSAFANEVTRVAREVGTEGRLGGQAHVPNVAGTWKDLTDNVNSMANNLTGQVRNIALVTTAVANGDLSKKIDVDARGEILELKTTINTMVDQLSSFAAEVTRVAREVGSEGRLGGQAEVEGVEGTWKRLTENVNELAGNLTRQVRAIAEVTSAVAEGDLTRSITVEASGEVADLKDNINSMVESLRETTRANQEQDWLKTNLARISSLMQGHRDLPVVAELIMDELTPLVAAQYGAFYLAEDAERGPELRLVGSYGCPDDEDRPTRIPVGRSLVGQAARNRRPVTVEELPEGYVTISSGLGQAVPNALVVLPIVAEEQVLGVIELASVSRFTQIHQDFLAQLMPTIGVNLNTIVANVRTDELLDESQRLTGELQARSEELQVQQDELQRSNAELEEKASLLVSQNRDIEAKNLQIEQARQELETRAQQLSLASKYKSEFLANMSHELRTPLNSLLILAQLLAQNPSRNLTPKQVEYAGIIHSAGSDLLQLINDILDLSKVEAGKMDVTPERVPLRKLLEYVEATFKPMTTQKSLDFTVAIAPGTPADLLTDDSRLRQILRNLLSNAVKFTERGGVELRIEPAADREVPPSVHRGGPIVAFRVKDTGIGIPHQQLETIFGAFQQADGTTSRKYGGTGLGLSITREIAQLLGGAVAVDSTPGQGSTFTMYLPVARADFKEVLDGNGRPLEQLDVTMAAETSSAPRALSGPAPEHRRRRLLVIEERPRGLLTLVAERAVADIAQDPGDPHGAIDIITAVGAQEAAATLAAEPCHCVVLELGMPDDEGADFLAAMGGDSALASVPVLIHTGHRVDLAHEQTLRSRAGDRPLDFLASLDELRERITLHLSAEQPGDVLSLVRAEDTQRPTAQVVDDSFVGRTVLVVDDDARNLFALSGVLELHGFQVLHADNGRKGIEMLLAHPDICLVLMDVMMPEMDGYAATMEIRTMPRYAELPIIAVTAKAMPGDQEKSLASGANDYVTKPVDTNDLISRVRNWLPA